In the Peromyscus maniculatus bairdii isolate BWxNUB_F1_BW_parent chromosome 20, HU_Pman_BW_mat_3.1, whole genome shotgun sequence genome, one interval contains:
- the Cbx7 gene encoding chromobox protein homolog 7 isoform X3: MELSAIGEQVFAVESIRKKRVRKGKVEYLVKWKGWPPKYSTWEPEEHILDPRLVMAYEEKEERDRASGYRKRGPKPKRLLLQEPPGPDVLQATSDWEPVEQPPEEEAEADLANGPPPWTPTLPSSEVTVTDITANSVTVTFREAQAAEGFFRDRGGKL, from the exons ATGGAGCTGTCAGCCATAGGCGAGCAGGTGTTTGCGGTGGAGAGCATCCGGAAGAAGCGCGTGCGGAAG ggcAAAGTGGAGTACCTGGTGAAGTGGAAAGGATGGCCCCCCAA GTACAGCACATGGGAGCCAGAGGAGCACATCCTGGACCCCCGCCTTGTCATGGCCTACGAGGAGAA ggaggagagagaccGAGCGTCAGGGTATAGGAAGAGAGGCCCGAAACCCAAGCGGCTTCTGCTGCAG GAGCCACCAGGCCCAGATGTCCTGCAGGCCACCAGCGACTGGGAGCCTGTGGAGCAGCCCCCCGAGGAGGAGG CAGAAGCAGACCTGGCCAATGGGCCCCCTCCCTGGACACCCACGCTCCCCTCGAGTGAAGTGACCGTGACTGACATCACCGCCAACTCCGTCACCGTCACCTTCCGTGAGGCTCAGGCTGCCGAGGGCTTCTTCCGAGACCGCGGTGGGAAGCTGTGA
- the Cbx7 gene encoding chromobox protein homolog 7 isoform X1, whose amino-acid sequence MELSAIGEQVFAVESIRKKRVRKGKVEYLVKWKGWPPKYSTWEPEEHILDPRLVMAYEEKEERDRASGYRKRGPKPKRLLLQRLYSMDLRSSHKAQGKEELCFSLTRPLGRGSPEGVVKAGAAELVDKGPLVPTLPFPLLRKPRKAHKYLRLSRKKFPPRSGSHPESHSHRRELSLQEPPGPDVLQATSDWEPVEQPPEEEAEADLANGPPPWTPTLPSSEVTVTDITANSVTVTFREAQAAEGFFRDRGGKL is encoded by the exons ATGGAGCTGTCAGCCATAGGCGAGCAGGTGTTTGCGGTGGAGAGCATCCGGAAGAAGCGCGTGCGGAAG ggcAAAGTGGAGTACCTGGTGAAGTGGAAAGGATGGCCCCCCAA GTACAGCACATGGGAGCCAGAGGAGCACATCCTGGACCCCCGCCTTGTCATGGCCTACGAGGAGAA ggaggagagagaccGAGCGTCAGGGTATAGGAAGAGAGGCCCGAAACCCAAGCGGCTTCTGCTGCAG CGGCTCTACAGCATGGACCTGCGGAGCTCCCACAAAGCCCAGGGCAAGGAGGAGCTCTGCTTCTCCCTGACGCGCCCGCTCGGCAGAGGGAGCCCCGAGGGGGTGGTCAAGGCGGGGGCAGCTGAGCTGGTGGACAAGGGCCCCCTGGTGCCCACCCTGCCCTTCCCACTCCTCCGAAAGCCACGCAAGGCCCACAAGTATCTGCGACTCTCACGCAAGAAGTTCCCGCCACGCAGCGGGTCCCACCCGGAGAGTCACAGCCATCGACGGGAGCTCTCCCTGCAGGAGCCACCAGGCCCAGATGTCCTGCAGGCCACCAGCGACTGGGAGCCTGTGGAGCAGCCCCCCGAGGAGGAGG CAGAAGCAGACCTGGCCAATGGGCCCCCTCCCTGGACACCCACGCTCCCCTCGAGTGAAGTGACCGTGACTGACATCACCGCCAACTCCGTCACCGTCACCTTCCGTGAGGCTCAGGCTGCCGAGGGCTTCTTCCGAGACCGCGGTGGGAAGCTGTGA
- the Cbx7 gene encoding chromobox protein homolog 7 isoform X2, which yields MELSAIGEQVFAVESIRKKRVRKGKVEYLVKWKGWPPKYSTWEPEEHILDPRLVMAYEEKEERDRASGYRKRGPKPKRLLLQRLYSMDLRSSHKAQGKEELCFSLTRPLGRGSPEGVVKAGAAELVDKGPLVPTLPFPLLRKPRKAHKYLRLSRKKFPPRSGSHPESHSHRRELSLQEPPGPDVLQATSDWEPVEQPPEEEEADLANGPPPWTPTLPSSEVTVTDITANSVTVTFREAQAAEGFFRDRGGKL from the exons ATGGAGCTGTCAGCCATAGGCGAGCAGGTGTTTGCGGTGGAGAGCATCCGGAAGAAGCGCGTGCGGAAG ggcAAAGTGGAGTACCTGGTGAAGTGGAAAGGATGGCCCCCCAA GTACAGCACATGGGAGCCAGAGGAGCACATCCTGGACCCCCGCCTTGTCATGGCCTACGAGGAGAA ggaggagagagaccGAGCGTCAGGGTATAGGAAGAGAGGCCCGAAACCCAAGCGGCTTCTGCTGCAG CGGCTCTACAGCATGGACCTGCGGAGCTCCCACAAAGCCCAGGGCAAGGAGGAGCTCTGCTTCTCCCTGACGCGCCCGCTCGGCAGAGGGAGCCCCGAGGGGGTGGTCAAGGCGGGGGCAGCTGAGCTGGTGGACAAGGGCCCCCTGGTGCCCACCCTGCCCTTCCCACTCCTCCGAAAGCCACGCAAGGCCCACAAGTATCTGCGACTCTCACGCAAGAAGTTCCCGCCACGCAGCGGGTCCCACCCGGAGAGTCACAGCCATCGACGGGAGCTCTCCCTGCAGGAGCCACCAGGCCCAGATGTCCTGCAGGCCACCAGCGACTGGGAGCCTGTGGAGCAGCCCCCCGAGGAGGAGG AAGCAGACCTGGCCAATGGGCCCCCTCCCTGGACACCCACGCTCCCCTCGAGTGAAGTGACCGTGACTGACATCACCGCCAACTCCGTCACCGTCACCTTCCGTGAGGCTCAGGCTGCCGAGGGCTTCTTCCGAGACCGCGGTGGGAAGCTGTGA